The Deltaproteobacteria bacterium HGW-Deltaproteobacteria-6 genome has a segment encoding these proteins:
- a CDS encoding dTDP-4-amino-4,6-dideoxygalactose transaminase, whose protein sequence is MEPFKIPYNKPFIVGRELLYIEQAVIENRHIAGDGLFTKKCHVWLEERLRCQKALLTHSCTAALEMAAILCDIQPGDEIIMPSFTFVSTANAFVLRGGVPVFVDIRRDTLNIDERLIEAAITSRTKAIVPVHYAGVACAMDAILDIAQRHNLLVVEDAAQALLSTYKGRFLGTIGNFGCLSFHETKNIISGEGGALLVNDLRFEERSEIIRQKGTNRIKFLKGEVDKYTWVDKGSSFLPSELIGAFLYAQLEQAEKIIDARCRIYHYYCDLLTPLSEKKFLRLPITEEGCINNGHIFYVITRSAEERSELIEFLKDKSILPVFHYIPLHSSPAGVKYGRACGTMSVTDDISQRILRLPMYYELSEGDVEMVVRAVESFYNNK, encoded by the coding sequence ATGGAGCCTTTCAAAATACCCTATAATAAGCCGTTCATTGTCGGCAGGGAACTGCTCTATATTGAGCAGGCCGTCATTGAAAATCGCCATATTGCCGGTGACGGGCTCTTTACGAAGAAATGCCATGTCTGGCTTGAGGAGCGGTTGCGATGCCAAAAAGCGCTCCTGACCCATTCCTGCACGGCTGCGCTGGAAATGGCTGCAATCCTCTGTGATATTCAGCCCGGCGACGAAATTATCATGCCCTCATTTACTTTTGTATCGACGGCCAACGCATTTGTTCTTCGGGGAGGTGTGCCGGTATTTGTGGATATTCGGCGCGACACGCTTAATATTGATGAACGTCTTATTGAAGCTGCAATCACATCCCGGACGAAAGCAATCGTTCCGGTCCATTATGCAGGAGTGGCCTGTGCGATGGACGCCATTCTGGATATAGCGCAAAGACATAATCTGCTCGTTGTCGAGGATGCCGCTCAAGCGTTGCTTTCAACTTACAAGGGCCGGTTTCTGGGTACTATAGGGAATTTCGGCTGTTTAAGTTTTCATGAAACCAAAAATATCATCAGCGGTGAAGGCGGCGCCCTCCTGGTGAATGATCTTCGTTTCGAGGAGAGATCCGAAATTATAAGACAAAAAGGGACGAATCGAATAAAATTTCTAAAAGGCGAGGTGGACAAATATACCTGGGTTGATAAGGGATCTTCTTTTCTGCCAAGTGAACTGATCGGAGCATTTTTGTATGCTCAGCTTGAACAAGCCGAAAAAATTATCGATGCCAGGTGTAGAATATACCATTATTACTGCGACCTTTTGACGCCTTTGAGTGAGAAGAAGTTTTTACGGCTTCCGATTACAGAAGAAGGATGTATTAATAACGGCCATATTTTTTATGTTATAACTCGCTCAGCCGAAGAGCGGTCTGAACTGATAGAATTTCTGAAGGACAAGTCAATTTTGCCGGTATTCCATTACATACCTCTTCACTCGTCTCCTGCCGGTGTCAAATATGGCAGAGCCTGCGGGACAATGTCTGTGACAGACGACATCAGTCAGAGGATATTACGCCTGCCGATGTACTATGAATTGAGTGAAGGCGATGTAGAAATGGTTGTACGGGCTGTGGAAAGTTTCTATAACAATAAGTAA
- a CDS encoding nitronate monooxygenase, protein MSELLTILGCRYPVIQGPIGMLNDPGMVAAVSGAGAYGMLALGFVKDVDEVRKLVDGVRELTDKPFGANIMLVNPLNEKILEVLAGAGVKAVTTSVGSPAGIYPIIHDLGMKGIHVVLAFHHALKAVEAGADGLVIAGSEAGGLRSVNSESSTMVLVPLVVDHVKVPVVAAGGIADSRGYKAALALGAQGVQVGTRFLASEESPADERWKKAIVECEDGGTDLIPAGNLRSRIIVSPWIKQKMADPAVKNIADELDRVPTATGNYERAALGAGQVSALIKDIKPIKVIIEEMVS, encoded by the coding sequence ATGTCAGAATTATTAACTATATTGGGGTGTCGTTATCCGGTTATTCAGGGGCCCATTGGTATGTTGAATGATCCCGGGATGGTTGCCGCCGTTTCCGGGGCAGGCGCGTATGGTATGCTGGCTTTGGGATTCGTCAAGGACGTTGACGAAGTCAGAAAGCTTGTGGACGGGGTGCGTGAATTAACGGATAAGCCGTTCGGAGCAAACATCATGCTGGTTAATCCGCTTAATGAAAAAATCCTTGAGGTTCTGGCAGGCGCGGGCGTCAAGGCCGTAACAACGTCCGTGGGTTCACCGGCCGGGATTTATCCGATCATTCATGACTTGGGGATGAAGGGGATTCATGTCGTCCTTGCCTTCCATCACGCCTTAAAAGCGGTGGAGGCCGGTGCGGACGGCCTGGTCATTGCGGGTTCGGAAGCGGGAGGGTTGCGTTCCGTAAATTCCGAATCATCCACCATGGTCCTTGTGCCTTTGGTGGTCGATCACGTCAAAGTTCCGGTTGTGGCAGCAGGAGGCATTGCGGATTCCAGAGGGTACAAGGCTGCACTGGCTCTGGGGGCGCAGGGGGTGCAGGTCGGGACAAGATTTCTGGCATCTGAGGAGAGCCCGGCCGACGAACGATGGAAGAAGGCTATTGTGGAGTGTGAGGATGGCGGAACCGATTTGATACCTGCCGGCAATTTGCGTTCAAGGATTATTGTTTCGCCCTGGATCAAACAGAAAATGGCTGATCCGGCAGTGAAAAATATTGCCGATGAACTGGATCGCGTTCCCACGGCAACCGGAAATTATGAACGGGCCGCCCTGGGAGCGGGCCAGGTCAGCGCGCTGATTAAAGACATCAAGCCGATTAAGGTCATCATCGAGGAAATGGTGTCCTGA
- a CDS encoding chemotaxis protein CheV, whose protein sequence is MAISDNKGILLETGTNELEIIEVFIDEVGGYRGYYGINVAKVIKIISLPAIIKPPNAAHFVSGMFNHCGNVIILIDMAIWLGRERREDVRPIAIITEFNRVTSAFLVSGITRIHRTSWANIKPLDSYMQNFCPAVTGYINLEDKNVLMLDLERAIGEINPDLAVPHLQPIENKKAVSESAADGIIYPIRVLHADDSGMIRRATREALESGGEFIVTSEVDGSVAWEYLMDTKRRAAEQNKPLTDFIDIILTDVEMPQMDGYHLCHKVKNDPVLKDLPVVLFSSLITDKLLHKGKAVHADAQLSKPNTTELIAKLKEIMMKK, encoded by the coding sequence ATGGCTATCTCCGACAACAAGGGAATACTTCTGGAGACGGGTACAAATGAATTGGAAATTATTGAAGTCTTTATCGACGAAGTGGGCGGATACCGGGGTTATTACGGCATCAATGTAGCTAAAGTTATCAAGATCATCAGCCTGCCTGCCATCATCAAACCACCGAATGCCGCACATTTTGTCTCCGGGATGTTCAATCATTGCGGCAATGTTATTATCCTGATCGATATGGCCATTTGGCTGGGAAGAGAACGCCGGGAGGACGTCAGGCCGATCGCGATCATCACGGAGTTCAACAGAGTAACATCCGCCTTTCTCGTATCCGGCATCACCAGAATTCACCGCACCAGCTGGGCCAACATCAAACCGCTGGATAGTTACATGCAGAATTTTTGCCCCGCCGTTACGGGGTACATTAATCTGGAAGATAAAAACGTGCTCATGCTCGATCTGGAAAGGGCCATCGGTGAGATTAATCCTGATCTTGCGGTGCCCCATCTTCAACCGATTGAAAACAAAAAGGCCGTTTCAGAATCGGCAGCTGATGGAATCATCTATCCCATCCGTGTTCTTCATGCCGACGATTCCGGAATGATCCGCCGCGCAACAAGGGAAGCCCTCGAATCGGGGGGAGAATTCATCGTTACATCAGAAGTTGACGGCAGCGTCGCCTGGGAATATCTGATGGACACCAAGAGGCGGGCCGCTGAGCAGAACAAACCCCTGACGGACTTTATCGACATCATTCTTACGGATGTGGAAATGCCCCAGATGGACGGCTACCATTTATGCCATAAAGTCAAAAACGATCCGGTGCTGAAGGATCTGCCCGTTGTTTTATTTTCCTCGCTGATTACCGATAAACTGTTGCATAAAGGAAAGGCCGTCCACGCCGATGCCCAGCTCTCCAAACCCAACACCACGGAGCTGATCGCAAAACTCAAAGAGATCATGATGAAAAAGTAA
- a CDS encoding C4-dicarboxylate ABC transporter substrate-binding protein → MEAGNSKESGPGQAGFAKNIGVRFRNLQVMFGETFGLGPGATLAALIFTVAVLLTASFWFFYSAPPDTIVMTSGDQGSLFQRNAEKYAKILARKGVKLKILPSEGSLENLQRLADPKFHVDVGFVQAGVTRGQNIDNLVSLGSISYEPLYLFCRKDQPLKLLSDFSGKRLAIGEKGTGTHVLALTLLELNGIKPGGTTTLLAIDDEEAEKALLEGEIDGAFMMGDSAASKTMRDLLKQPGITAFDFLQADAYTRRIRYLNKLVLLAGSIDFGKNIPDHHINLLSPTVELIARADLHPALSDLLLEAATEVHGRAGRYQRQGEFPAPLEHEYRISADAQRFYKSGKSFLYRYLPFRMASLLNRILVVIVPMILVLIPGLKSIPVIYRWRMRLRILRWYRALLILEGDLGLNMTSEKQKELMARLEGIEQAVNNMKVPASFADQFYSLRSHIAIVRTRLMSGIA, encoded by the coding sequence ATGGAGGCAGGAAACAGCAAAGAATCAGGCCCCGGTCAGGCGGGTTTTGCCAAAAATATCGGTGTTCGTTTCCGCAATCTGCAAGTGATGTTCGGGGAAACATTCGGTCTCGGTCCCGGCGCAACGCTTGCCGCTCTTATTTTTACCGTTGCGGTTTTGCTGACGGCCTCGTTCTGGTTCTTTTATTCCGCGCCCCCCGATACCATTGTCATGACCAGCGGGGATCAAGGCAGTCTCTTCCAGAGGAATGCCGAAAAATATGCCAAAATTTTAGCACGTAAAGGCGTAAAGCTGAAAATTCTTCCTTCTGAAGGATCGCTGGAAAATCTGCAACGGCTGGCGGATCCCAAATTTCATGTGGATGTCGGATTTGTTCAGGCAGGCGTGACCAGGGGGCAAAATATTGATAACCTGGTTTCCCTGGGCAGCATTTCTTATGAACCGCTTTACCTGTTTTGCCGGAAAGATCAGCCGTTGAAACTTCTTTCCGACTTCAGCGGCAAACGCCTGGCTATCGGTGAAAAAGGAACGGGGACCCATGTACTGGCGCTTACGCTTCTGGAACTGAATGGCATTAAACCCGGCGGGACGACCACGCTTCTGGCCATCGATGATGAAGAAGCCGAAAAAGCGCTTCTGGAAGGTGAAATAGACGGGGCCTTTATGATGGGGGATTCCGCGGCTTCGAAAACCATGCGTGATCTGCTGAAGCAACCGGGCATTACAGCCTTTGATTTTTTACAGGCCGACGCCTATACGCGTCGCATCCGGTATTTAAATAAGCTGGTGCTGCTTGCGGGATCCATCGATTTTGGAAAAAATATTCCCGATCACCATATTAATCTGCTCAGTCCGACGGTTGAACTGATTGCGAGGGCTGATTTGCATCCGGCGCTTTCCGATCTGCTTCTGGAAGCAGCGACGGAAGTTCACGGCCGGGCAGGCCGTTATCAGCGCCAGGGGGAATTTCCAGCCCCGCTCGAACATGAATACCGCATCAGCGCGGATGCGCAGCGCTTTTACAAATCAGGCAAGAGCTTCCTCTACCGGTATTTGCCTTTCCGGATGGCCAGTCTGCTCAACCGTATCCTGGTGGTTATTGTGCCGATGATTCTGGTTTTGATCCCGGGACTGAAGAGCATACCGGTGATCTACCGCTGGCGGATGCGTTTGCGGATTCTGCGCTGGTACCGGGCTTTACTGATTCTCGAGGGCGACCTCGGCCTGAATATGACGTCCGAAAAACAAAAAGAACTGATGGCCAGGCTGGAGGGGATTGAACAGGCCGTCAATAATATGAAAGTTCCGGCTTCGTTTGCCGATCAATTCTATTCCCTGCGCAGTCACATTGCCATTGTCCGCACGCGATTGATGAGCGGCATAGCCTGA
- a CDS encoding MFS transporter has protein sequence MSFVRYRYLIFGILGAAYILVFFHRLAPAVVAVDMMTDLKTGGALMGILASAYFYPYGLMQIPAGLLSDSWGPRRSIVFFFIIGAVGSMALGFAHTVSAAIAARIVVGLGVAMVFIPTLKILTHWFEREKFVHMSGLLMALGGVGAYTASTPLALMSDAITWRGSMIAIGVLTLVISGLVWLLVRDTPEQAGYPALTNCAEDDTCDGTKFGILGSIFLVIKNKDFWPMALCSFFGSLVSLSFSGLWGGPFLMHVYGMTRTRAGALLSAMAIGMIVGAPVMSWLSNRIFHSRKKVLILSQLGGLLVFAPLAFFTGDFSETALYLWCFFYSFFMSSLVVVGYSAIKDSFPIQISGTATGTLNIFPFAGAALGQPLIGWYLDSAGAVGGIYPVEAYSAAFKICLLSLFAALIASTQVKETFPKKQADA, from the coding sequence ATGAGCTTTGTTAGATACCGCTATCTGATTTTCGGCATTCTGGGCGCCGCCTACATTCTGGTTTTTTTTCACCGGCTGGCTCCGGCGGTTGTCGCCGTCGATATGATGACGGATTTAAAAACCGGCGGCGCGCTGATGGGCATTCTGGCCTCGGCTTATTTCTACCCTTACGGTTTGATGCAGATTCCCGCGGGCCTTTTATCCGACTCGTGGGGACCGCGCCGGTCGATCGTCTTTTTTTTCATCATCGGCGCGGTGGGCTCAATGGCTCTGGGGTTTGCGCATACCGTAAGCGCGGCGATAGCCGCCCGCATTGTGGTGGGCCTGGGTGTAGCCATGGTGTTTATCCCTACGCTGAAGATTCTGACCCATTGGTTTGAGCGGGAAAAATTTGTCCATATGAGCGGTTTGCTGATGGCGCTGGGCGGCGTGGGCGCCTACACGGCATCAACGCCTCTGGCGCTTATGAGCGATGCGATAACCTGGCGCGGCAGCATGATCGCAATTGGTGTGTTGACGCTTGTTATTTCGGGTCTGGTCTGGCTCCTGGTTCGGGACACGCCCGAACAGGCTGGTTACCCGGCGCTCACCAACTGTGCGGAAGACGACACGTGCGACGGCACAAAATTCGGTATTCTGGGCAGCATCTTCCTGGTCATTAAAAACAAAGATTTCTGGCCGATGGCCCTGTGCAGTTTTTTCGGATCGTTGGTATCTTTGAGTTTTTCCGGACTGTGGGGCGGTCCTTTTTTAATGCACGTTTATGGAATGACCAGAACCCGGGCGGGAGCGCTGCTGTCAGCCATGGCCATCGGCATGATCGTCGGCGCGCCGGTGATGAGCTGGCTTTCCAACCGGATCTTTCATTCACGAAAGAAAGTTCTGATTCTCAGTCAGCTGGGCGGCCTGCTGGTTTTTGCCCCGCTTGCCTTTTTCACCGGCGATTTTTCCGAAACGGCGCTCTATCTCTGGTGCTTCTTCTACAGCTTTTTCATGTCCAGTCTGGTTGTTGTCGGCTATTCCGCCATCAAGGATTCTTTCCCGATACAAATCTCCGGCACCGCCACCGGCACATTGAATATTTTTCCCTTTGCCGGCGCCGCGCTGGGCCAACCGCTCATCGGCTGGTATCTGGATTCCGCAGGCGCAGTGGGCGGCATTTACCCCGTAGAGGCCTATTCCGCCGCGTTCAAGATATGCCTGCTGTCTCTTTTTGCAGCGCTCATCGCCAGTACGCAGGTGAAAGAAACTTTCCCGAAAAAACAGGCGGATGCTTAA
- a CDS encoding cupin domain-containing protein, with translation MKTIHYTSVEPRHFDNDQAKGVSGRVVIGRDDDANHFCMRVFEVAPGGHTPRHAHAWEHEIFIHAGKGEVYGRGKWHPLQAGSVIFVPADEDHQIRNTDREILIFACLIPSGVPEL, from the coding sequence ATGAAGACCATTCATTATACATCTGTCGAACCCCGTCATTTCGACAACGACCAGGCGAAAGGCGTTTCCGGCCGCGTCGTCATCGGCAGAGATGACGACGCCAATCATTTTTGCATGCGCGTCTTTGAGGTTGCGCCGGGCGGCCATACCCCCAGGCATGCACACGCGTGGGAGCACGAAATATTCATCCACGCCGGCAAAGGCGAAGTCTACGGCCGGGGAAAATGGCATCCCCTTCAGGCCGGGAGCGTAATATTTGTTCCGGCCGATGAAGACCATCAAATTCGCAATACAGACCGGGAGATCCTGATATTTGCCTGTCTGATTCCATCAGGAGTTCCGGAATTATGA
- a CDS encoding peptide chain release factor 3: protein MSKQLEKEIERRRTFGIISHPDAGKTTLTEKLLLFGGAIQLAGAVKARKASKHALSDWMSIEKERGISVTSSVMKFEYAGCDINLLDTPGHQDFSEDTYRVLTAVDSALMVIDGAKGVETQTQKLMEVCRLRNTPIITFINKMDRDCLAPLDILTDIEDKLQIECSPLSWPIGMGKRFKGVYNLYDKKLHLFTPGKAKRSEDGVIINDLADPLLDELLDSQAAELREEIALLTGAANPLDIKQFLKANQTPVFFGSAINNFGVKELLDAFIEIAPPPVPRPTTTRIVSPDEDDFSGFVFKIQANMDPAHRDRIAFMRICSGKFERGMRVVQHRIGKEVSLSNATIFMAQDRTNIEEAYPGDIIGIHNHGTIKVGDTFSQKEPLKFTGIPHFAPEHFCRVRLKDPLRLKHLQKGLTQLSEEGAIQVFKPLWGSDNILGAVGSLQFDVTMARLKDEYSVYADYEKTDYAAARWVTCDDARKMEDFQKKNLMNLAMDTEGNLVYLALSDWRLSHTMEEWPQMQFHKTMEKS, encoded by the coding sequence TTGAGTAAACAACTGGAAAAGGAAATTGAACGCCGCCGGACCTTCGGGATCATCAGCCATCCGGATGCGGGGAAAACGACCCTGACTGAAAAGCTGCTGCTTTTCGGCGGTGCGATTCAGCTGGCGGGTGCGGTCAAAGCACGCAAGGCCTCAAAGCACGCGCTCTCCGACTGGATGTCCATTGAAAAGGAACGCGGCATTTCCGTGACCTCCTCCGTCATGAAATTTGAATATGCCGGCTGCGACATCAACCTGCTGGACACCCCCGGCCACCAGGACTTTTCCGAAGATACGTATCGCGTGCTCACCGCAGTGGACAGCGCATTGATGGTGATCGACGGCGCCAAAGGCGTGGAAACGCAAACACAGAAGCTCATGGAAGTCTGCCGTCTGCGCAACACCCCGATCATCACTTTCATTAACAAGATGGATCGCGACTGCCTCGCGCCGCTCGATATTCTGACGGATATCGAAGATAAACTGCAAATTGAATGCTCGCCTCTGTCCTGGCCTATCGGCATGGGCAAGCGCTTCAAGGGTGTCTACAATCTCTATGATAAGAAGCTGCATCTGTTCACACCGGGAAAAGCCAAGCGCTCGGAAGACGGCGTGATCATCAATGATCTGGCCGATCCGCTGCTGGATGAACTGCTCGACAGTCAGGCGGCCGAACTGCGTGAGGAAATAGCCCTGCTTACAGGCGCGGCCAATCCTTTAGATATCAAGCAATTTCTAAAAGCAAACCAGACGCCGGTTTTCTTCGGCAGCGCCATCAACAATTTCGGCGTAAAGGAATTGCTGGATGCTTTTATCGAAATTGCTCCGCCTCCGGTTCCCCGTCCCACCACGACACGGATCGTCAGTCCGGATGAAGATGATTTCTCCGGCTTTGTTTTTAAAATCCAGGCCAACATGGACCCGGCTCACCGTGACCGCATCGCTTTTATGCGAATTTGCTCCGGCAAATTCGAACGCGGGATGCGCGTGGTGCAGCATCGCATCGGCAAGGAAGTTTCCTTATCCAACGCCACCATTTTTATGGCGCAGGACCGCACCAATATCGAAGAAGCCTATCCGGGCGATATCATCGGCATCCACAACCACGGCACGATCAAAGTCGGCGACACCTTCTCCCAGAAAGAACCGCTCAAGTTTACCGGCATCCCGCATTTCGCCCCGGAGCATTTCTGCCGTGTGCGGCTCAAAGATCCGCTGCGCCTGAAACACCTCCAAAAAGGATTGACGCAGCTTTCCGAGGAAGGCGCCATCCAGGTCTTTAAACCCCTGTGGGGATCGGATAATATACTGGGCGCGGTTGGCTCGCTGCAGTTTGATGTCACCATGGCCAGGCTCAAAGACGAATACAGCGTTTATGCCGACTATGAAAAGACGGATTACGCAGCCGCCCGCTGGGTCACCTGTGATGATGCCAGGAAAATGGAAGACTTCCAGAAAAAAAATCTGATGAATCTGGCGATGGATACGGAAGGAAATCTCGTTTATCTGGCGCTTTCCGACTGGCGGCTTTCCCACACCATGGAAGAATGGCCGCAAATGCAATTCCATAAAACCATGGAAAAAAGCTGA
- a CDS encoding ribosome maturation factor RimP codes for MTDDLKDKIWQFAEPVALSEGLELIHVECVKMHSRWVFRLFLDKEGGVTLDDCTAISNQLGDILDVHDLSGGPYTLEVSSPGLDRPISRDQDFEKFQGAKVKIRTHLKIDGIKNFQGTLVNYVEENGQKVVRIDVAGKIFSIPKNEIAKANLVDETAMVVE; via the coding sequence ATGACCGATGATTTAAAAGACAAAATATGGCAGTTTGCCGAGCCGGTGGCTCTTTCCGAAGGGCTGGAGTTGATTCACGTCGAATGCGTGAAAATGCATTCGCGATGGGTATTTCGGCTGTTTCTGGACAAAGAAGGCGGCGTCACGCTGGACGATTGCACCGCCATCAGCAATCAACTGGGCGATATTCTGGATGTTCATGATCTGTCGGGCGGACCCTATACACTGGAGGTCTCGTCGCCGGGCCTCGACCGGCCCATATCGCGTGATCAGGATTTTGAAAAATTCCAGGGGGCCAAAGTAAAAATCAGGACCCATCTCAAGATCGACGGCATCAAGAATTTTCAGGGCACACTTGTGAATTATGTGGAAGAAAACGGCCAAAAAGTAGTCCGCATCGATGTGGCGGGCAAAATATTCAGCATTCCGAAAAATGAAATCGCCAAAGCAAACCTTGTTGATGAGACAGCGATGGTTGTAGAATGA
- a CDS encoding transcription termination/antitermination protein NusA, which produces MLQELKRLIEQMGKDRGIDKLIITEALEAAMLTAARKKLGQDVDIEAHYNDDAGEIEVFQFKTVVDKVLDPETQISKEEARRTLDEGAEPGDSLGMKIETSSFGRIAVQMAKQIIIQRVKDAERDNIYDEYKDRKGELINGFVQRFEGGNIIVNLGRAEGVVPPMEQIHRETYKRGERIRTYLFEVKKNTKGAQIILSRTHPAFLKALFEMEVPEISEGLIDIVSVAREPGKRGKIAVKAKDKDIDPVGACVGMRGTRVQSVVQELRGEKIDIIPYTEDSAKFVSSALSPAKVNRVFVDEENRAMTVIVPDDQLSLAIGKNGQNVRLAVKLTGWKIDVKSETMAAETDDDGHKALTKISGIGPAMAEKLFAQGVKSIAMLAAMEPEALSAIPGVGEKTSTEWIEEAIRLLDEETSDHKKA; this is translated from the coding sequence ATGTTGCAAGAACTTAAACGTCTGATCGAGCAGATGGGTAAGGACAGGGGTATCGACAAGCTCATCATTACAGAAGCCCTTGAGGCCGCCATGCTGACGGCGGCGCGTAAAAAGCTGGGACAGGATGTGGATATAGAAGCCCACTACAATGACGACGCCGGAGAAATTGAAGTCTTCCAGTTTAAAACGGTTGTTGATAAAGTGCTCGATCCCGAAACGCAAATTTCCAAAGAGGAAGCCAGAAGAACCCTCGATGAAGGCGCGGAACCGGGAGACTCTCTGGGGATGAAAATCGAAACCAGCTCTTTTGGCCGCATTGCCGTTCAAATGGCCAAGCAAATCATTATTCAACGCGTGAAAGACGCGGAACGTGACAATATCTATGACGAGTACAAAGACCGCAAGGGTGAATTGATCAATGGTTTCGTCCAGCGGTTTGAAGGTGGCAACATTATCGTCAATCTGGGACGGGCGGAAGGCGTCGTGCCGCCGATGGAACAGATTCACCGTGAAACCTACAAACGCGGCGAACGCATCCGGACTTATCTCTTTGAGGTGAAGAAAAATACAAAGGGTGCGCAAATTATTTTATCGCGAACACACCCCGCGTTTCTGAAGGCCCTTTTTGAAATGGAAGTGCCGGAAATTTCCGAAGGGCTCATTGACATTGTCAGCGTAGCCCGCGAGCCGGGCAAACGCGGCAAGATTGCCGTAAAGGCCAAGGATAAGGATATTGATCCGGTGGGCGCCTGCGTCGGAATGCGTGGCACACGCGTACAAAGCGTCGTGCAGGAACTGCGCGGTGAAAAAATCGATATCATTCCCTATACGGAAGATTCGGCCAAGTTTGTGTCGAGCGCTCTGTCTCCCGCCAAAGTCAACCGGGTGTTTGTCGATGAGGAAAACCGCGCGATGACGGTGATTGTTCCCGATGATCAGCTGTCGCTGGCTATCGGGAAAAACGGTCAGAACGTCCGTCTGGCGGTCAAACTGACCGGCTGGAAAATCGATGTCAAGAGTGAAACAATGGCCGCTGAAACGGACGACGACGGCCATAAAGCGCTCACCAAAATTTCCGGCATCGGACCGGCCATGGCGGAAAAACTCTTTGCGCAGGGCGTTAAAAGCATCGCAATGCTTGCGGCCATGGAACCGGAAGCGCTTTCCGCAATTCCCGGTGTCGGCGAAAAGACAAGCACGGAATGGATTGAAGAAGCCATCAGGCTTTTAGACGAGGAAACGAGTGATCATAAAAAAGCGTAA